From Calidithermus timidus DSM 17022, a single genomic window includes:
- a CDS encoding major capsid protein codes for MFNRLRLLALFSLGASLALAETSGGFDPGTVASSVNSYITSIVAAGAGVLALTIGISAAWRYAKKFLKG; via the coding sequence ATGTTCAATCGTCTGCGGCTTTTGGCTCTTTTCTCTCTTGGCGCGTCCCTCGCTCTTGCGGAAACTTCGGGGGGCTTCGACCCTGGCACCGTTGCCAGCAGCGTCAATAGCTACATAACTTCTATCGTTGCGGCTGGGGCGGGCGTTCTGGCGCTGACTATCGGCATTTCTGCCGCTTGGCGCTACGCCAAGAAGTTCCTCAAGGGCTAA